The following are from one region of the Silene latifolia isolate original U9 population chromosome 9, ASM4854445v1, whole genome shotgun sequence genome:
- the LOC141600450 gene encoding calmodulin-like protein 3, translated as MKLTLKSINPKHIFHSIKSKSSSSSLSKSFSSSLSKSSPPSFGSAASSSSTTSSSTSSSTSSTTRRRTRDTRSDDGGSQSPSPPPILTPTLPQFKFDVVSAFHMIDRDGDGKIDRYELKHLFNKSLTDEELGEMIKEIDRDGDGCISLDELQAVGSIFESTAHEEDELRAAFEFFDTNHDGRISASELYQGFVKLGDGRCTLEDCRRMIEEVDVNKDGFVCFQDFSRMMDFIPG; from the coding sequence ATGAAACTCACCCTCAAATCCATCAACCCTAAACACATCTTCCACTCCATCAAATCCAAATCATCCTCCTCTTCCCTCTCCAAGTCATTTTCCTCTTCCCTCTCCAAATCATCACCCCCATCATTCGGTTCCGCCGCCTCCAGCTCATCCACCACCTCATCATCCACCTCATCGTCAACCTCATCCACCACTCGCCGCCGTACCAGAGACACGCGCTCCGACGATGGAGGCTCCCAATCCCCATCCCCACCACCTATACTAACACCAACGCTGCCTCAGTTCAAATTCGACGTCGTTTCGGCTTTCCACATGATAGACAGAGACGGAGACGGTAAAATAGACCGTTACGAGCTGAAACACCTGTTTAACAAATCCTTAACAGACGAAGAGCTGGGTGAGATGATAAAGGAGATTGACCGAGACGGAGACGGATGCATCAGCTTAGATGAGCTCCAGGCCGTCGGATCTATCTTCGAATCAACGGCTCACGAGGAAGATGAGCTCCGTGCGGCGTTCGAGTTCTTTGATACGAATCACGACGGCAGGATCTCGGCATCGGAGTTGTATCAAGGGTTTGTTAAGCTTGGGGATGGAAGGTGCACGTTAGAGGATTGTCGGCGTATGATAGAAGAGGTTGACGTTAATAAAGATGGATTTGTTTGTTTTCAGGATTTTTCTCGTATGATGGACTTTATTCCTGGATAA